One Leptospira wolbachii serovar Codice str. CDC genomic region harbors:
- a CDS encoding lipoprotein, which translates to MNKTLTRIILSFAIVTLVWNCKSKETKEVGPQAKDTENEAVLEFTKAKEGFISETLFQVAVSSVLPTESERTDEAKTIAEQKSLNLLKTYTIPNLSDKGRKELREISKEGKIVDKNISIGGRYFFLYQIQKSNLKRLVTKDLE; encoded by the coding sequence ATGAACAAAACTCTAACAAGGATTATCCTTTCTTTCGCTATTGTAACTCTCGTATGGAATTGTAAGTCCAAAGAAACCAAAGAAGTTGGTCCGCAGGCCAAAGACACAGAAAATGAAGCAGTTTTAGAATTTACTAAAGCAAAAGAAGGATTTATTTCTGAAACCTTGTTTCAAGTAGCGGTGTCCAGTGTTCTACCAACTGAATCCGAAAGAACAGACGAAGCCAAAACTATCGCAGAACAAAAGTCGCTAAACTTATTAAAAACATACACCATCCCCAATCTTTCTGACAAGGGACGTAAAGAACTACGTGAAATTTCTAAAGAAGGCAAGATCGTTGATAAAAACATTTCTATTGGCGGAAGGTATTTTTTCTTATACCAAATTCAAAAATCCAATTTAAAACGCCTTGTTACCAAAGACTTAGAATGA
- a CDS encoding PilZ domain-containing protein — translation MDKEIKDPDGILKVITALFGKLPAYIINSDKEYPAKIIALKNKALIINTTLKFPNRDRILTVVHNGSKFLAHFIVAGGDGNGVEILTPVKIQITAASRQGSRVEASQIQTGMVVSNIINVNDVSKAIGFDDKKVDTILLAYRAKLTKAFPLSSIFFAGRMDNRLRMMHHYDKDIFIVDRKEKSTASADFFPFDEYLRIFDSSKIPDTYTSEICVPIKYKGYVHLGYVQVLAEKPLDFEIYKQIQNFSNAVSRDIISTGVFQESRDVCQVMDLSMGGISFIHAPSRSFSRSVTLNGTILFDLNLEEGKRVTIRGIIKNIRNQETNFRVGCQFYNLTEKDLEVLGIFLDAGKAEEEANAPTVEPSADTNQDGEQAAGSETPEEGSTVVGATDEPGDPFGDAMDADFPTDEPISEP, via the coding sequence ATGGATAAGGAAATCAAAGACCCCGATGGTATTTTAAAGGTAATTACTGCACTTTTCGGCAAACTTCCGGCATATATTATCAATTCTGACAAAGAATACCCTGCTAAGATCATTGCATTAAAAAATAAAGCCCTAATCATCAATACGACTCTTAAATTTCCTAATAGAGATCGAATACTAACAGTCGTTCATAACGGTAGTAAGTTTTTAGCACATTTTATTGTAGCTGGTGGAGATGGAAATGGAGTGGAGATCCTAACACCTGTTAAGATCCAAATCACAGCCGCATCAAGACAAGGATCTCGTGTGGAAGCCAGTCAAATCCAAACTGGTATGGTTGTTTCCAATATCATCAATGTAAACGACGTATCCAAAGCCATTGGATTTGATGATAAAAAGGTGGATACCATCCTTCTTGCTTACAGAGCTAAACTCACCAAAGCATTCCCTTTATCTTCTATATTCTTTGCTGGTCGTATGGACAATCGTCTGCGCATGATGCACCACTATGATAAAGATATTTTCATTGTTGACCGTAAGGAAAAATCAACTGCATCGGCAGATTTTTTTCCATTCGATGAGTATTTGAGAATTTTCGATAGTTCTAAAATACCTGATACATATACTTCAGAAATCTGCGTACCTATTAAGTATAAAGGTTATGTACATCTTGGTTACGTACAAGTTTTGGCAGAAAAACCTCTCGACTTCGAAATATACAAACAAATTCAAAACTTTTCCAATGCAGTAAGCCGTGATATCATAAGCACTGGAGTTTTCCAGGAATCTCGTGATGTCTGTCAGGTAATGGATTTAAGTATGGGCGGTATTAGTTTTATCCATGCTCCATCCCGTTCTTTCTCAAGATCAGTAACTTTAAATGGGACCATTCTTTTTGATTTGAACTTGGAAGAAGGCAAACGAGTTACAATTCGTGGAATCATAAAAAACATCCGTAACCAAGAAACCAATTTCCGTGTTGGTTGCCAGTTCTACAACCTAACCGAAAAAGATTTAGAAGTTCTCGGTATTTTTCTAGATGCAGGTAAAGCAGAAGAAGAGGCAAATGCTCCGACAGTGGAACCATCAGCAGATACCAATCAGGATGGAGAGCAAGCGGCCGGCTCGGAAACACCAGAGGAAGGATCAACTGTGGTGGGTGCTACGGATGAACCTGGGGATCCCTTCGGAGACGCTATGGATGCAGATTTCCCTACGGATGAACCCATTTCCGAACCTTAA
- the mpl17 gene encoding cell surface protein MPL17: protein MKQIRFFALLSFLVSLGFVNSSGSFFGLSADPLDSHPIEISIKQKSPGKYELELFLPKDFGFQMEAPHRIFLSGTEGLKVLNADLKLKGPVHSKKPEYFEYLKPFTFQVEGKGKLQLDAKLFYCNFVKNICIPAKVNKSFSI, encoded by the coding sequence ATGAAACAAATTCGGTTTTTTGCCTTACTCTCTTTTCTAGTTTCTTTGGGATTTGTTAACAGTAGTGGTTCTTTCTTTGGGTTGTCTGCCGATCCTTTGGATTCGCATCCAATTGAAATATCGATTAAACAGAAATCACCGGGAAAGTATGAGTTGGAATTGTTTTTGCCGAAAGACTTTGGGTTCCAAATGGAAGCACCACATCGAATATTTTTATCAGGTACGGAAGGACTTAAAGTTTTGAATGCTGATTTAAAACTAAAAGGACCAGTTCATTCTAAAAAACCAGAATACTTTGAATACTTAAAACCCTTTACCTTCCAAGTGGAAGGTAAAGGTAAGTTACAACTAGATGCTAAGTTGTTTTATTGTAACTTTGTAAAAAACATTTGTATCCCAGCAAAAGTAAACAAATCGTTTTCTATTTAA
- a CDS encoding alpha-hydroxy-acid oxidizing protein yields MKSVEGKTILIIGGGLLQVPIIQTAKTMRLHTVVADMNPSSIGFQIADEAILMSTKDVEGMVRESKKFAQNSSIHGVITAGTDASMTVAAVASALQLPGIRFVDAEAASNKVKMRQRLKEFGMPIPRFAAVWSLQDAKDALDSLTFPLVMKPADNMGARGVIKVTNKDDLPTAFRHAKRFCPTGELILEEYMEGPELSVDALAFQGQIRMTGIADRIIEREPYFIEVGHNMPSAMSKEILNEVERVMAGGMRALGIHLGAGKGDIKVTKDGVKIGEIAARLSGGFMSAFTYPLSSGVNLNRAALLISLGETPDNLDPVFSRVSIERSLLSKPGKLVSIGGVEETKKIDGVSEVFIQSKSGDIIKEPTNNIDKSGHVIIVADNLKDAELVFEKVKDTIRFEVDEQFSITEKEIGDQARIRFGKDICWVCKQCDGSNCASGIPGMGGVGRMETFHDNSVALSEYSILPGYIRDHVIPEIQTKFLGFDLKTPIMAAPMTGVGTNMNFVMTDADYANLVVRSFVQNGSLAWLGDGASPEKYKIMLEALKKSSGKGILICKPREDESMLVDRFSEAEADGVFALGMDIDAVNFKTMVQKNLSSITRPLDRLVRLKEKTKLPFILKGIMNPEDAKLAIEGGFSAIVVSNHGGRVLDGMPGTARVLPKIAEVVNGKIPLLVDGGIRSGMDVFKMLALGADAVLLGRPVAISLVGGEDAGIRFLLQKYSEELKQSMSVTGAKTLVDIKRSMLLHKLHG; encoded by the coding sequence TTGAAATCGGTAGAAGGTAAAACAATCCTCATCATTGGTGGGGGGTTGTTACAAGTTCCCATCATCCAAACCGCAAAAACCATGCGGCTCCATACGGTTGTTGCCGACATGAATCCATCTTCCATAGGATTTCAGATTGCTGATGAAGCCATTCTCATGTCCACAAAGGATGTGGAAGGTATGGTTCGGGAGTCGAAAAAGTTTGCGCAAAATTCTTCCATTCATGGTGTGATCACTGCGGGCACCGATGCTAGTATGACTGTGGCGGCCGTAGCCTCTGCCTTACAACTTCCAGGAATTCGTTTTGTGGATGCGGAAGCTGCATCTAACAAAGTGAAGATGCGCCAAAGGCTAAAGGAATTTGGAATGCCCATTCCTCGGTTTGCTGCTGTTTGGTCTTTGCAAGATGCCAAAGATGCCCTCGACTCATTGACCTTCCCGCTTGTGATGAAACCTGCTGACAATATGGGAGCACGTGGTGTGATCAAAGTCACAAACAAAGATGACCTTCCCACTGCTTTCCGCCATGCCAAAAGGTTTTGCCCTACGGGAGAATTAATATTAGAAGAATATATGGAAGGCCCTGAACTTTCCGTTGATGCCTTAGCTTTCCAAGGTCAGATCCGAATGACGGGAATTGCCGACCGGATCATAGAAAGAGAACCATATTTTATTGAAGTAGGGCATAACATGCCTTCTGCGATGTCCAAAGAGATTTTGAATGAAGTGGAACGTGTGATGGCAGGTGGAATGCGGGCTCTGGGGATCCATCTGGGAGCCGGAAAAGGTGACATCAAAGTCACAAAAGATGGCGTAAAAATTGGTGAAATTGCTGCAAGACTCTCTGGTGGATTTATGTCAGCGTTCACTTATCCTTTGTCCAGCGGTGTGAATTTAAACCGGGCTGCTCTTTTGATTTCTCTCGGAGAAACTCCCGATAATTTAGATCCTGTTTTTTCCCGAGTCTCTATAGAACGTTCGTTACTATCTAAACCGGGAAAACTAGTATCGATTGGCGGAGTGGAAGAAACAAAAAAAATCGATGGAGTTTCCGAAGTTTTTATCCAATCCAAATCTGGCGATATCATTAAAGAACCAACAAATAACATCGATAAGTCGGGTCATGTCATCATTGTCGCAGACAATTTAAAAGATGCAGAACTTGTATTTGAAAAAGTAAAAGATACAATTCGTTTCGAAGTAGATGAACAATTTTCCATTACAGAAAAGGAAATAGGCGACCAAGCAAGAATTCGTTTTGGAAAAGACATTTGTTGGGTTTGTAAACAATGTGATGGTAGCAATTGTGCCTCTGGAATTCCGGGAATGGGTGGAGTAGGCCGAATGGAAACCTTCCATGACAACAGTGTTGCTCTTTCCGAATATTCAATTCTTCCTGGTTATATTCGGGATCATGTAATACCTGAGATCCAAACTAAGTTTCTCGGTTTTGATCTAAAAACTCCTATCATGGCAGCTCCTATGACTGGGGTGGGAACGAATATGAACTTTGTGATGACTGATGCAGATTATGCAAATTTGGTCGTACGTTCGTTTGTCCAAAACGGAAGCCTGGCTTGGCTTGGAGACGGAGCCTCTCCTGAAAAATACAAAATCATGTTAGAGGCATTGAAGAAGTCTTCTGGAAAGGGAATTTTGATTTGTAAACCTAGAGAAGACGAATCGATGTTAGTGGATCGTTTTTCCGAGGCCGAGGCGGACGGAGTGTTCGCTCTGGGAATGGACATTGATGCTGTGAATTTTAAAACCATGGTACAAAAGAATTTATCCAGCATTACTAGACCTTTGGATCGTTTGGTTCGTTTGAAAGAAAAAACAAAATTACCTTTTATTCTTAAAGGAATCATGAATCCGGAAGATGCAAAACTAGCCATAGAAGGCGGGTTTTCTGCCATCGTCGTTTCTAACCATGGCGGAAGAGTATTGGATGGAATGCCGGGGACGGCTCGTGTCCTTCCAAAAATTGCCGAGGTAGTAAATGGTAAAATTCCACTCCTTGTTGATGGTGGCATTCGTTCGGGTATGGATGTTTTTAAGATGTTAGCACTCGGTGCCGATGCCGTGCTTTTGGGAAGACCCGTAGCCATTTCCCTAGTCGGTGGTGAGGATGCAGGAATTCGTTTTCTTTTACAAAAATATTCGGAAGAACTAAAACAATCAATGAGTGTTACCGGAGCCAAAACTTTGGTGGACATCAAGCGATCTATGTTGCTTCATAAACTTCACGGTTGA
- a CDS encoding M16 family metallopeptidase, translating into MMSKLRIFFLCFSLQFLPLFSQDQFFGTSESQFREKIKTIHLDNGLTVVLMKRGTSPTVALYIKFLVGAVDETPEEAGTAHLLEHMLFKGTKNVGTIDFEKEEKYQKQIEVWGTELDDLKLKIRDLTARGETIPPSLQEEAETLNRRLKNLIQLQDEFIVKNEDSYIYEQNGEVGFNAYTSQDVTNYQIQLPNNRIEVWAKIESDRLKNPILREYYTERDVVIEERRMRTDDSGAGVLREKFFSLAFESHPYRKPVIGYSTGLPFLKIEDTKAFFQKNYTPDRMVISIVGQFDFEETESIIRKYFSDLKPGKPRPTYKVEEKSFPGEKRFKVYHPSGSQMMVGWLKPPYPHKDNSSFDVLSTILTSGTGSRLYKRLVLEEKLAVSVGAANGYPGERYQNYFVFFIKPKEDAKPETIEKIIWEELNKIKETGIPKEELDKVKNQMVSDFIKTLDENGSIADLLSYYQLLYGDWTGLFRQYSAIMKTSSNDIQTLIPTYLSKDKVVVGVLEDVRKKSE; encoded by the coding sequence ATGATGTCGAAATTACGAATCTTTTTCCTTTGTTTCTCACTACAATTTTTACCTCTTTTTTCCCAGGACCAATTCTTCGGAACCTCAGAATCCCAATTTCGTGAAAAGATAAAAACCATCCATTTGGACAATGGGCTCACCGTTGTGCTGATGAAACGGGGAACTTCGCCGACAGTTGCCTTGTACATCAAATTCCTAGTGGGAGCTGTGGATGAAACTCCAGAAGAAGCGGGAACGGCCCACCTTTTGGAACATATGCTTTTCAAAGGAACAAAAAATGTAGGGACCATAGACTTTGAGAAAGAAGAAAAATACCAAAAACAAATCGAAGTTTGGGGAACAGAACTAGATGATCTCAAACTGAAAATTCGAGACCTCACGGCCCGTGGCGAAACCATTCCTCCTTCTTTACAAGAAGAGGCCGAAACCTTAAATCGAAGGTTAAAAAATCTCATCCAACTCCAGGATGAGTTTATTGTTAAAAACGAAGATTCCTATATTTATGAACAAAATGGTGAGGTTGGATTCAATGCCTATACTTCACAGGATGTCACGAACTACCAAATCCAACTTCCTAACAATCGAATTGAAGTTTGGGCAAAGATTGAATCGGACCGATTAAAAAATCCTATTTTAAGAGAATATTATACAGAAAGAGATGTTGTGATCGAAGAACGTCGGATGCGCACTGACGACAGTGGAGCAGGTGTTTTACGAGAAAAATTTTTCTCTTTGGCCTTTGAAAGCCATCCCTATAGAAAACCAGTAATTGGATATTCTACAGGCCTTCCTTTTTTGAAAATTGAAGATACTAAGGCTTTCTTTCAGAAAAACTACACACCAGATCGAATGGTAATTTCTATCGTTGGGCAATTTGATTTTGAAGAAACAGAGTCGATCATTCGTAAGTATTTTTCTGACCTAAAACCCGGCAAACCAAGGCCTACGTATAAAGTGGAAGAAAAATCTTTTCCAGGGGAAAAACGATTCAAAGTCTATCACCCTTCGGGAAGTCAGATGATGGTGGGTTGGCTAAAGCCCCCTTATCCTCATAAAGATAATTCCTCTTTCGATGTATTGTCAACGATACTGACTTCAGGAACGGGATCTAGGTTGTACAAACGATTGGTTTTGGAAGAAAAGCTGGCAGTGAGTGTGGGAGCCGCCAACGGATATCCAGGAGAAAGATACCAAAACTATTTTGTATTCTTCATCAAACCCAAAGAGGATGCCAAACCGGAGACGATCGAAAAAATCATTTGGGAAGAACTGAACAAAATTAAGGAAACGGGAATTCCTAAAGAAGAATTGGATAAGGTAAAAAACCAGATGGTTTCTGACTTTATCAAAACCTTAGATGAAAATGGAAGTATTGCAGATCTTTTGAGTTATTATCAGTTGTTATATGGGGATTGGACTGGGCTTTTCCGCCAATATTCTGCCATCATGAAAACCTCATCAAATGATATCCAAACCCTCATTCCCACTTATCTTTCCAAAGATAAAGTGGTTGTGGGTGTATTGGAAGATGTAAGGAAAAAATCAGAATGA
- a CDS encoding pseudouridine synthase — protein sequence MTVYKSLIRYPYTGKTVFEFLTTKFPYHDPGEWAFLLGESRVKVQDKVALPHLVLQEGDILIYEPIPGRIEEPEVDTNYTILKETEDFLFVDKPGNLPMHPAGRYRTRTLLNLLEKIYPVVIPVHRLDRETSGIVIFAKTEEGRTWLQKKFESRVVKKEYLAVVRGYLQKEVSLEGFIGRDLDSAIRKKMKFSPSEFVDSKSVSTRFIPLNYNESQNISLVLVRPITGRIHQIRASLLYLGFPILGDKLYGPRETMFLDFVQSGLTDSLLVELGFDRQLLHAHSIGYMDERIGKDILIRSNPLAEIESFFPNYKDYVP from the coding sequence ATGACTGTCTACAAGTCATTGATTCGTTATCCCTATACGGGTAAGACAGTTTTCGAATTTTTAACGACAAAATTTCCGTACCATGACCCAGGGGAATGGGCCTTCTTACTCGGGGAAAGTCGTGTCAAAGTCCAAGACAAAGTGGCCTTACCTCATTTGGTTCTTCAAGAAGGAGATATCCTAATCTATGAACCCATCCCCGGTCGGATTGAGGAACCTGAAGTTGATACAAACTACACCATCCTAAAAGAAACAGAGGATTTCCTCTTTGTGGACAAACCGGGAAACCTACCTATGCATCCAGCGGGAAGGTATCGCACAAGGACACTACTCAACCTTTTGGAGAAGATCTACCCTGTAGTGATTCCGGTCCATAGGCTCGATCGGGAAACCTCCGGGATTGTGATCTTTGCCAAAACGGAAGAGGGTCGCACTTGGCTCCAAAAAAAATTTGAATCCAGAGTTGTGAAAAAAGAATATCTGGCTGTGGTTCGAGGTTATCTTCAAAAGGAAGTTTCTCTCGAGGGTTTTATTGGTCGTGATTTGGATTCGGCCATTCGCAAAAAAATGAAATTTTCACCTTCTGAATTTGTAGATTCCAAATCAGTCTCTACTCGTTTTATCCCACTAAACTACAATGAGTCACAAAATATTAGTTTGGTACTTGTGCGGCCCATTACAGGAAGGATTCATCAAATCCGGGCAAGCCTTCTCTATTTAGGGTTTCCCATTCTTGGGGATAAATTGTATGGACCAAGAGAAACAATGTTTTTAGATTTTGTTCAATCGGGACTTACCGATTCCTTACTTGTAGAACTTGGGTTTGATCGGCAACTCTTACATGCACATAGCATTGGTTATATGGATGAACGCATTGGAAAAGATATACTTATCAGATCGAATCCACTCGCAGAGATAGAATCCTTCTTCCCAAATTATAAAGACTATGTCCCATAG
- a CDS encoding DNA methyltransferase: MAGAGRLLKDSDKIVFGEFWTAKQRQGHPIHHTVSYRASFKPELPSFFMKEFLKKKNRVVYDPFGGRGTTAIQANIEGHVAVHNDIHPLSIFLASARQYVPRLEDLEKKLNSLDLEAEVEEDPFDINLLPFFHPRTLKEIKNLKKYMAEDPSVEMKFISLIALSRLHGHSTGFFSVYTFPQVSIPPESQAKNNIKRGQTPEYRPIKPRIYQKMRRDLALPIPPFYHEFSKNNLYSLNSANSVPNVDSESVDLIVTSPPFLDKVDYEGDNWLRHWFLDIQKSKDRKLSIFSNLNDWNEFIRSTLKESARVLKKGAYMVMEVGEVKKGNSILYLDEDVVRMAEGTGLVWNKTYVHTQSFTKLSNCWQVSNNEKGTNSNRCVVLRKVL; the protein is encoded by the coding sequence ATGGCAGGAGCAGGCAGACTATTAAAGGATTCCGATAAGATTGTATTTGGTGAGTTTTGGACTGCAAAACAACGCCAAGGACATCCAATTCATCATACCGTAAGTTATAGAGCATCATTTAAACCGGAACTTCCTTCTTTTTTTATGAAGGAATTTTTGAAAAAGAAAAATAGGGTCGTATATGATCCGTTTGGTGGAAGAGGAACTACAGCAATTCAGGCTAATATTGAAGGGCATGTTGCAGTTCATAATGATATTCACCCATTGTCTATTTTTCTTGCGAGTGCAAGGCAGTATGTTCCTAGACTCGAGGATTTAGAAAAGAAGTTAAATTCCTTGGATTTAGAAGCGGAAGTGGAGGAGGATCCCTTTGATATAAATCTCCTTCCTTTTTTCCACCCGCGCACTTTAAAGGAAATTAAAAACCTGAAGAAGTATATGGCAGAAGATCCATCTGTAGAAATGAAATTCATTTCTCTTATTGCATTGTCTCGGTTGCATGGGCATAGCACAGGATTCTTTTCCGTATATACTTTTCCTCAAGTTTCGATTCCCCCTGAATCACAGGCAAAGAATAACATCAAACGAGGTCAAACTCCAGAATATCGTCCTATCAAACCGAGAATTTACCAAAAGATGAGACGAGATTTGGCACTTCCCATTCCTCCGTTTTATCATGAATTTTCGAAGAACAATTTGTATTCGTTAAATTCAGCAAATTCTGTTCCCAATGTGGATTCGGAATCTGTGGATTTGATTGTAACTTCACCACCATTCTTAGATAAGGTGGACTATGAAGGGGACAATTGGCTACGTCATTGGTTTTTGGACATTCAAAAGTCAAAAGATAGAAAGCTGAGTATCTTCAGCAATTTGAACGATTGGAATGAGTTCATTCGTTCTACCTTAAAGGAATCGGCAAGGGTTCTAAAAAAAGGTGCTTACATGGTTATGGAAGTAGGGGAAGTTAAAAAGGGAAATTCCATTTTGTATTTGGATGAGGATGTGGTACGGATGGCAGAGGGAACGGGTCTTGTTTGGAACAAAACCTATGTCCATACGCAAAGTTTCACAAAACTTTCGAATTGTTGGCAAGTTTCCAATAACGAAAAAGGCACAAATTCCAATCGTTGTGTCGTTTTACGGAAAGTTTTATAA
- a CDS encoding M16 family metallopeptidase, whose product MKRIYLILLALSFSAFSTISGREMGEFVRDLQFKPLEFEVPKITSVEQSSGVEVFSLKNAEFPIVYADIYVYHGKKHLRNRSVEITRLLEDSWELSGSAKFPKEKFLETLEFYGASFSVSIDYEKTIFSIAYLKSTEKEVLPVLQSFFAEPNLDESLMVTTKGKLGEEIKRRNDNPTALGSRKAKEALFRGTIAGTSMQLSSLESLKLADLAQFQKEILSEPKRRFLVTGDFDLKSWENFFPKFSEGSKTQDSERITPSLLSENVKKEGKEIRLVVKDVNQTFISMIGVLPEHNHPDFYAIQVLNYIIGAGGFNSYYMREIRNNRGLAYSAGSNTEFQESYGTIQFFAMTKTESAKEVLSLMRELIQPKLIDSLTEEELTRAKNAIINQFVFQFEDDKRTLASEVRRRDHKMPEGYLQNFRREIDRLTLSDLKRVGKLYFQKDKLLVTVVGPKTLESSFQGSVKVINPED is encoded by the coding sequence ATGAAACGTATTTATTTAATTTTATTGGCTCTTAGTTTTTCGGCATTCTCAACAATCTCAGGCCGGGAGATGGGGGAGTTTGTTCGAGATTTACAGTTCAAACCATTGGAGTTTGAGGTCCCAAAAATCACATCCGTAGAACAATCATCAGGTGTAGAAGTATTCTCTTTAAAAAATGCAGAGTTTCCTATAGTGTATGCGGACATTTATGTTTACCATGGGAAAAAACATTTGAGGAATCGTTCTGTCGAGATTACTAGACTATTGGAAGATAGTTGGGAGTTGTCTGGATCGGCAAAGTTTCCGAAGGAAAAGTTTTTAGAAACACTAGAATTCTATGGTGCTTCTTTTTCTGTTTCTATTGATTACGAAAAAACTATATTTAGCATCGCTTATCTTAAATCTACAGAGAAGGAAGTCCTTCCTGTATTGCAGTCTTTTTTTGCAGAACCGAATTTGGATGAGTCCTTGATGGTGACCACTAAAGGAAAGCTCGGCGAGGAAATCAAACGTAGAAATGATAATCCTACGGCACTCGGATCGAGAAAAGCAAAGGAAGCATTGTTTCGTGGAACGATTGCGGGCACTTCCATGCAACTTTCTTCTTTGGAATCTCTGAAACTCGCAGACCTCGCCCAATTTCAAAAAGAAATCTTAAGTGAACCTAAACGAAGGTTTCTTGTGACTGGTGATTTCGATTTGAAATCCTGGGAGAATTTTTTTCCGAAGTTTTCCGAAGGATCGAAAACGCAGGACTCTGAACGGATCACTCCTTCTCTATTATCTGAGAATGTAAAAAAAGAAGGAAAGGAAATTCGGTTGGTAGTAAAAGATGTAAACCAAACTTTTATTTCTATGATAGGAGTCCTACCAGAACACAACCATCCTGATTTTTATGCCATCCAGGTTTTGAATTATATCATCGGGGCTGGTGGATTTAACTCCTATTATATGAGAGAAATTCGAAACAATAGGGGACTTGCTTATTCGGCGGGAAGTAATACGGAATTCCAAGAAAGCTATGGAACCATTCAGTTTTTTGCGATGACTAAAACCGAATCTGCAAAGGAAGTTCTTTCTCTGATGCGAGAGCTCATCCAACCCAAACTCATTGACTCCTTAACAGAAGAAGAACTGACACGTGCGAAAAACGCCATCATCAACCAGTTTGTATTTCAATTTGAAGATGATAAACGAACTCTTGCGAGTGAAGTCCGTAGGCGTGATCATAAAATGCCAGAAGGATACTTACAAAACTTTAGAAGAGAGATTGACCGATTGACTCTTTCTGATTTAAAACGAGTTGGCAAACTTTATTTCCAAAAGGACAAACTACTGGTTACCGTTGTTGGGCCGAAAACTTTGGAATCCTCCTTTCAGGGATCGGTAAAGGTTATAAATCCGGAAGATTGA